Proteins encoded by one window of Antechinus flavipes isolate AdamAnt ecotype Samford, QLD, Australia chromosome 4, AdamAnt_v2, whole genome shotgun sequence:
- the CHMP6 gene encoding charged multivesicular body protein 6 yields MGNLFGRKKQSRITEQDKAILQLKQQRDKLKQYQKRITQQLEREREIARQLLRDGKKERAKLILKKKRYQEQLLDKTENQITNLETMVQNIEFTQIEMKVIEGLKFGNECLNKMHQVMSIEEVERIMDETRDAVEYQKQIDDLLAGSFTQEDEDAILEELEAITQEQIELPEVPSEPLSEKIPEKEPIKTRAKQPEMVAAS; encoded by the exons ATGGGCAATTTGTTCGGCCGCAAGAAGCAGAGCCGGATCACTGAACAAGACAAAGCCATCCTG CAATTGAAACAACAACGGGATAAGTTGAAGCAGTACCAGAAGAGGATTACCCAGCaactggaaagggaaagggagattgCTAGACAACTTCTTCGTGATGGAAAGAAAGA AAGGGCAAAGTTAATCCTTAAGAAGAAGCGTTACCAGGAACAGCTCTTAGATAAGACAGAAAACCAAATCACGAATCTGGAAACAATG gTTCAGAATATTGAGTTTACCCAGATTGAAATGAAAGTGATTGAAGGCCTGAAGTTTGGAAATGAGTGTCTGAATAAAATGCATCAG GTCATGTCCATAGAAGAAGTGGAAAGAATAATGGATGAAACCCGGGATGCTGTAGAGTATCAGAAG CAAATTGATGATCTCTTGGCTGGCAGTTTTACTCAAGAAGATGAAGATGCTATTTTAGAAGAACTAGAAGCGATCACTCAG GAACAGATAGAGCTTCCAGAAGTTCCTTCAGAACCTCTATCAGAGAAGATTCCAG aGAAAGAACCCATCAAGACGAGGGCAAAACAGCCAGAAATGGTGGCAGCATCTTAA